GACTGTTTCAAATAAAAAACGCACCCTGAGGTGCGCCTTCATATAAGTGTCACTCCAAATGCATACTAATTAACCAGTCTTGCCAATAACCAGCGTCGGATCTCCATCAACTGTGCAGGTAATACGCTGTGGCCCATGTTGAAGCTTTGCCATTCAACCTCATAACCCGCATCAAGGAGTGCCTTTTGGGCCATTTGGCCTGCAAAGAGTGGCACCACCTCATCCTGCTCGCCATGGTGTTGCAAAATGGGGGTTGAAGCATTGGCAGGATGACAGTCCTGGGGCAAGGTATCGGCACCGGGCAGGTAGCATGACAGTGCCATCACGCCGGCAAGGGGCTGATGAAACCTCAAACCACAGAAAAGACTCATTACCCCACCCTGACTGAATCCCGCCAACAGGATACGTTCGCTTGGGATCCCCGCTGCCATTTGCGCCTCAATCAGCGCCATTATCTTGCGTTCTGACTCAAGCACACCGGCCAGGTCGGCCCTGTCATGCAAATCCATGCTTTTGATGTCATACCAGGCGCGCATGATATAGCCACTGTTGATGGTCACAGGCTGTTCGGGAGCATGGGGGAATATAAAGCGGATCCCGGCATCCTTTGGCAGTGAAAGCGCAGGCACTATGGGGGCAAATCCCGCACCGGAATCCCCCAGGCCGTGGAGCCAAATTACCGCATAACGGGCAGGTACGGCGGGTTCTACTACAATGGCATCCAAGGTCGTTTGTTCTGTGTTCATCTGTTATCTCTTATCCTTTTCCAGTCCGTAAAAGGCGGCGATGGCCTCCAGCTGCTCATCATCGTCCAGCGATAATGACCAACTGACGGCACCGGCATCAGCAATCAATAGTTTGGCATCGGCCAATAAACGAATATCATCCACCAACGCCCTGAGTTGCACGCCGCCGTTAAGCCTGCACAGAAGCTCTGAATGGGCAAGGATGAGTTTACCCTCTGAATGGCTAATGACCATCTGGCCTCCGTGAGCCTGTCCGACAATCGTAATTGCGCTAATAACCTTAAGGGGCCTGAATTGTATCAGCTTTCTGACACCTTAACAGACTGGATAGAAGAGACAATTGGTGAACCCGTCCTGGCGGTGGAGATCAATAATCAGGGTTGGACTAACCTGGTGTTTGAAATCAATGGTTGCTGGATGGCGAGGGTCCCCAAGCACCTCACAGATACCGAGGGACACACTCTCACCAACCGCTATGCGCTGGAAAAACAACTGCTGGATACCTTAAGCCTCGCCATTGACCGTGACCGTGACTGTGAAACTGACCAGCCAAACTGCCTGACGGCAGCTATCCTCCCAAAAGTGCACTTAGCCCCCGGGCACATCGCGGCTTGTATGCTCTACCCCAAGCTGGCGGGAAGCCCTCTTGATTGGCAAAGCCCGGGATTGAGGACAATGAGCACCAATACATGCACGTCACTGGCCGCCGCTATCGGCACCTTGCTTGCCAAACTTCATGCCACAGAATTGACACATCTGCAGTTGGTGGCATTTCCCTATGGCGATGAGGACTTTGTTGGAAGTGTGCTACCTGCGCTGCGCCCTTTGATGGGTGCGGATAGCTACAGAAACGCCCAAACCTACTTTATAAAAATGTCAGAGACAGTTGCCACACAAGCTGAAGTGTCATCAAGGCTTTGCCACGGTGATTTCGGCCCGGCCAATATCCTGCTCGGCCGCGATTACCGGCTCAGTGGTGTGCTTGATTTTTCGGATGTGTGCCTGGGGGATGCTGCCATGGACTTTGCCCCGTTATGGCGTCGCAGTCCCAGTGAATTTATGCACGACTTGCTTGCAACCTACCGAGAAGTCTCAGGGGAAGGCCATTGGCAATCGCTGCAGCCACAGACACTCACTGCCCGCATCCAGTTTCATGCCTTGAGAAAAGCGGCCTTCGTGGTTTGGTATGGCAAGCGGTTCGGTTTTGAAGATGGGATAACTGGCAGCCTCAATTATCTTAAGCAGCAGTTTGAATTCCAGAATACATGACAGCGACACACCAGCAACACACTCGGTACAAAGCATAAGCGCAACACGACTACCACTTTTACCACTGCAAATAAAAAAACCGCCTTGCGGCGGTTTTTTAGTTAAGTCCTAAACATTAGAACTTGTAAGACACTTCTGCACGGTAGGTGGCACCTACACCAGCGCCTGGATAGGAGAAGCTGTTGTAGTATGGCCAGCTGTCGTGAGTCACGTCAGTTTCTGGGCGAGAGTTGAAAATATTCTCAGCACTCATAGACACAGACAGGTTGTCATTGAACTGATAGCCCATACCCAGGTTAACTGTGTAGTAAGGGTCCAGACGGTCCACTTTCAGCACATCACCGGTCTCAGGATCGTAGTTCTCACCAGGCTGTTCCCACAGAGGTACCTTGCCAGTGCGGTCGCCACGGATAGCCATATAGAAGTCTTGATAGCTGTAGCTCAGTACCAGAGAAGTCTTGGAACGTGGCTCATAGTTATTCATGTCATCACGAATATCTTCCAGCATGCTTTCATCAGTTGCCTGATACTTGGTATGCAGGATGTGAGTCCAGTTCAACTGAGCACCAAAGTCACCGATTTCAGTAGACAGTTTATAGTGGATAGAGGCATCCAAACCATCTTGCTGATACTGAGACTTGTTCACAGGTGTAGTGTCGATACTAATCAGAGCGCCTTCGTCAAGTGAGTCTGGACCGCCACGAGTAATCTTGGCTTGGTTGGCCATACACTCAGCACTGGAAGGATCTTTTCCGTTGCGGCTATAAGTACAATCGTACTCAAGATCCATGATGTCCTGTTCACTTTCATCATTGATGATGTCTTCCAGCTTGATGCTGTAGTAATCCAGGGTGAAACTCAGGTTCTCGATTGGCTCGGCAACGATACCGATACCCCAGTTGGTACCGCTTTCTTCTTCCAGGGTCTTGCTACCAGAACGGCTACCCTTGAAGCTGGTAGTGTTACAGTTAGACTCACTCGGTACGAATGATGGGTCGTTATCGTAGTCGTTTACACGGCAATCGATCCAGTCGTAGGTGCTTGAATAGTATCCGCTGTCACCGGCAAATACGTAGTGCATGTCTGGTGCACGGAAGCTCTGACCCCAGGTACCGCGAACCATCAGCTCATCCATTGGCTTATAGGTAACAGCAACAGATGGAGACAAACGGCCACCCACATCAGTGGTAGAGTCATCATACTGGTCATAGCGGCCAGCCAGAGTCACATCCAAACCGTCCAGTACAGGTACCAGTACTTCCAGACCAACTGCATAACGGTCACGATCACCGCCACCTTCAGTACCGGTCAAGCCCTGCCAACCCATACCTTCGTTGTTCATGGTACGTTCGTCTTGGATCAGGTCATAACCCTGCTTGTTGTATTCAGCAACGGCAGCAAAACCTACGGCGCCGGCTGGCATGTCAAACAGGTCGCCACTGATTTCGGCAGCAAATGTACGTGAATAGGAATCAGCAGTGATAACCTGAGTACCCATTACTGAGTCACGGATATCCTGGGTGATCACATCGTAAATACCCACTTTACCGGCACCATTGTACAGGCCGTATGGGTTGTCAACTTGACCGAGGAAGTACTCAGTTACTGCTTCTTCTTTCAGCCAGTCACGACGGCTCTCGTAGTCCAGGCTGGAATCGGAGTAAAACACTTTCCAGTCGTAGTTGTCAGCGAGAACACCTTTCAGCCCCAGAGTAACGTTGGTGTTTGATTCATCAAACTCAGTGGTACGCTGTCCCAGTTCGTTGAAACCGAAAATACGCTGATGCAGCACATAGTCACGGGTACCACCTGCAAAGTTACCGGAGCCGTCAGGGGTATTCAGCAGCAGATATTCGCTGAAGAAGTGGCGAGAGCCATACACGCCAGATTCCATCTGTGAGTACATGACGTCGGCGAAGCCACTGATGCTATCAGAGAAATCGTAGGTACCAGAGAAGTAAGCAGAAATGTTTTCACGCTTGTTCTTGATAGTGTTGTCACCTGTGGTATCTACCCCACAGTACTTACCGAAGTTAGCGCGCTCTGCATACACATAGCCTGAACCAGAATCGATACATTTCTGCTCGCCTGGATCACGGTATTTACCTGCGAAGGCATCCAGTACGAGAATACCACGGGCCAGAGGACCGGCACCGGCTGGGTTGTCATCTACTGAGTCCATGAAGTCACGGTCGCGAGCGTAGATAGGGTCCTGCTTGGAGTATTCCAGTGCAGCGGTAACAGAGTAGTTTGAACCCACAGCGCCGGTAACCACTGAGAAACGGCTCTGATCGCCACCACCGTCTTTGGTGGTACCCATCATGGCCGACACAGTGGTGGACTCAACACCTTTCTTCAGAATGATGTTAACAACACCAGCTACAGCGTCTGAACCGTAGATAGCCGAAGAACCCTGAGTTACCACTTCGATACGGTCGATAGCAGCAAAGGGAATACCGTTCAGGTTAACGAAGTTACTCTGACCGTTATACGGGGTTGGGTTATCTGCGATACGACGACCGTTCAGGAGCACCAGGGTATAACCAGGGCCGAAACCACGCAGGTCGATTACGTCTGCGTTAGGGGTAAAACCACCCTGAGCACCGAATTCGTTACCCTGCACAGTACCGGTATTTTGTGACAGACCCTGCAGCGCATCGAAGGCAGTGATAAAGCCCTGATCCTTCATGTCATCTGCGGTGATCACAGTAACAGGCGTTGCAATTTCCATATCAGTACGGCTAATACGGGAACCCGTTACTTCAATTCGTTCGACTTTCTCTTTCTCTGCTGAAGTAGTGTCAACTTCTTCTGCAGCGATAGCGCCTACGGACAGACCGAGAGTGGCTGAAAAAAGCCCCAAACGTACAGCCGTGGAAAGTTGTGTTGCCTTGAACATTA
This sequence is a window from Shewanella zhangzhouensis. Protein-coding genes within it:
- a CDS encoding TonB-dependent receptor domain-containing protein, translating into MFKATQLSTAVRLGLFSATLGLSVGAIAAEEVDTTSAEKEKVERIEVTGSRISRTDMEIATPVTVITADDMKDQGFITAFDALQGLSQNTGTVQGNEFGAQGGFTPNADVIDLRGFGPGYTLVLLNGRRIADNPTPYNGQSNFVNLNGIPFAAIDRIEVVTQGSSAIYGSDAVAGVVNIILKKGVESTTVSAMMGTTKDGGGDQSRFSVVTGAVGSNYSVTAALEYSKQDPIYARDRDFMDSVDDNPAGAGPLARGILVLDAFAGKYRDPGEQKCIDSGSGYVYAERANFGKYCGVDTTGDNTIKNKRENISAYFSGTYDFSDSISGFADVMYSQMESGVYGSRHFFSEYLLLNTPDGSGNFAGGTRDYVLHQRIFGFNELGQRTTEFDESNTNVTLGLKGVLADNYDWKVFYSDSSLDYESRRDWLKEEAVTEYFLGQVDNPYGLYNGAGKVGIYDVITQDIRDSVMGTQVITADSYSRTFAAEISGDLFDMPAGAVGFAAVAEYNKQGYDLIQDERTMNNEGMGWQGLTGTEGGGDRDRYAVGLEVLVPVLDGLDVTLAGRYDQYDDSTTDVGGRLSPSVAVTYKPMDELMVRGTWGQSFRAPDMHYVFAGDSGYYSSTYDWIDCRVNDYDNDPSFVPSESNCNTTSFKGSRSGSKTLEEESGTNWGIGIVAEPIENLSFTLDYYSIKLEDIINDESEQDIMDLEYDCTYSRNGKDPSSAECMANQAKITRGGPDSLDEGALISIDTTPVNKSQYQQDGLDASIHYKLSTEIGDFGAQLNWTHILHTKYQATDESMLEDIRDDMNNYEPRSKTSLVLSYSYQDFYMAIRGDRTGKVPLWEQPGENYDPETGDVLKVDRLDPYYTVNLGMGYQFNDNLSVSMSAENIFNSRPETDVTHDSWPYYNSFSYPGAGVGATYRAEVSYKF
- a CDS encoding alpha/beta hydrolase yields the protein MNTEQTTLDAIVVEPAVPARYAVIWLHGLGDSGAGFAPIVPALSLPKDAGIRFIFPHAPEQPVTINSGYIMRAWYDIKSMDLHDRADLAGVLESERKIMALIEAQMAAGIPSERILLAGFSQGGVMSLFCGLRFHQPLAGVMALSCYLPGADTLPQDCHPANASTPILQHHGEQDEVVPLFAGQMAQKALLDAGYEVEWQSFNMGHSVLPAQLMEIRRWLLARLVN
- a CDS encoding DUF3389 family protein, which produces MVISHSEGKLILAHSELLCRLNGGVQLRALVDDIRLLADAKLLIADAGAVSWSLSLDDDEQLEAIAAFYGLEKDKR
- a CDS encoding phosphotransferase family protein, which produces MYQLSDTLTDWIEETIGEPVLAVEINNQGWTNLVFEINGCWMARVPKHLTDTEGHTLTNRYALEKQLLDTLSLAIDRDRDCETDQPNCLTAAILPKVHLAPGHIAACMLYPKLAGSPLDWQSPGLRTMSTNTCTSLAAAIGTLLAKLHATELTHLQLVAFPYGDEDFVGSVLPALRPLMGADSYRNAQTYFIKMSETVATQAEVSSRLCHGDFGPANILLGRDYRLSGVLDFSDVCLGDAAMDFAPLWRRSPSEFMHDLLATYREVSGEGHWQSLQPQTLTARIQFHALRKAAFVVWYGKRFGFEDGITGSLNYLKQQFEFQNT